In Solanum lycopersicum chromosome 3, SLM_r2.1, the genomic stretch GTATCGTCCTCCCTAACAAGAAAGAAGCAGCGACTCTTGTATTGTGGATGAAATCGGATTTGGAAAGCACGAACTCCTGAACCAATCTTCCTTTCTGATTCTGAATGACCCTTCTTAAGTAAGTCGAGCAATATCATATGCTCATACTGCAATaccaaaataaatcaaacattCAGATAGTCAGATTTTATGCGGAAATGAATCAGAGTATCAACATTCCTATGCAGTAATAACTCCTCGTGGTTATGACAAATACAAATCATATACTTTTGCTGAGAAAAGATGCTAGTTGAACCCCAAAAAAATTCAGATAGTCCAACCGCCAACAAAGCACAATGAATTCAAATTTTGGAGCCAAAAAGATAAAAGCTTTGAGGAACATGAATGTAGGATAAGAAGAAAGAGAGATACTGATgataaatataaaggaaaaacatGTATTGATTCCAATCAAAATCAAGCAGAGTACCATCTCTATTGTAACCAAATAAGTACAAATTGAATAACATATACCAACAGATTATCCAATTAACACTAGTACTTATTCGTAGATGTTTGTTGTCAAAATACACATATCCAAGAAAGGATATACAATCAAATACATTTAGGtgttaagttttaacttttgGAAGGCAATCACAAGTATCTAAGTCATACATGAGTCAATAGCCACTTGAAAATTATTACAGACAGCAATATATAATGCAAGTTGATGCTTCAATGAAATGGAGGGTAATGCTTAAatgtaaaaagtttttaaattgcCAACTAAAAATGCCCCAAATTTCTATAGTCCATTCAGCTATGCCAGAGTATAACAATTAAGCCAGCAGGCTAATAACTAACTCTTGCTTCGCACAGTATTGGAGATATTGAGTGATGTTTTACCTTGTTGAGATTGAGATTGACAGACCAGGAATGAAGGAGTTTGTAAAAGTAGTTAAACATCTCCACGGAGGAAACGAAACTCTTGGACCCAACGCTAACCGGGACAGACACatctttcttttcctcttcCACAGACTGGTCAACTCTCGGTTTCTTCGTATCCTCTCCATTCTCGTCATCCTCCGGTACGTCTCCCTCCTCCCTTGGACGCTTCGAGCCGCCGTTGGCATCATTGGCGGCTGGAACTTCAACGTCCATTTTCTGAACAGAAGTTTCTTCCTTCTCGGCCATTCCTAGGGCTTCGTTAGTTACAGGTTCAGTTTCCGCCATTACTGAGAACTGCCAACTTCAATTTTCAGAAAAAGAACCCTAATTGTAGCTTGAGAGTTTAAAAAGTGTAATCAGCAGGATTAGGATACTTTGCAAGCTGCGGAAGAATTTGACAAATAGCCACTAATTAAGTGTGAGTCTACATTTCAAAACTATTCTGCATTAATCAATATGAATAAGTGGGCCTTTGGCCCGTCATATTTCTAATTGGGTTAAAACTTTGGGAAAATTACCCAACaaagcaaacttatactatttaattacttattataGCTATggtttgctataattatcactcgccactaacattatacattaattatgtgggcTGACTTTGAATTTGTACAATTAgttatgtttgtatatgtataattcgccagaatataaaaatacatatgtataatatacaaatatttgacatatatacatatacaatttacctctctcccactctctgccttCTCTCACTTGCCcgtctcctctctctcccaatctcgctcgccctatatacaaatgtatgtatataatatataattatatacatatataatttatctctcctccctctctcgatcTTGCTCagctctctccttcctctcccaatctcgctcacctccctcctccctctcccaatctctcttcccatatatacaaatacatatgtataatatacaattatctaaccaatatacatataccattcacctttctcccactctttccCCATCTCTCTTgcctctctcccctctctcccagtctcgctcgcttCTCTCCTTCATATAACATGTAGTTACAAact encodes the following:
- the LOC101250203 gene encoding protein EMBRYO DEFECTIVE 514, with translation MAETEPVTNEALGMAEKEETSVQKMDVEVPAANDANGGSKRPREEGDVPEDDENGEDTKKPRVDQSVEEEKKDVSVPVSVGSKSFVSSVEMFNYFYKLLHSWSVNLNLNKYEHMILLDLLKKGHSESERKIGSGVRAFQIRFHPQYKSRCFFLVREDDTVDDFSFRKCVDQIQPLPANMQTKHHANGGGRGGGYGRGRGRGGRSRY